One Streptomyces coeruleorubidus DNA segment encodes these proteins:
- a CDS encoding (2Fe-2S) ferredoxin domain-containing protein: MTDDPLDETATGPAPCRIVVCRDCCCGSGKVTGVDHAAQAERLRAAGPVRISACLDVCDQANVIVVQPSAEGRAAGARPVWLGLVNDPAATEDVVSWVREGGPGVAPRPEILDLYAFSPLARRRPNPS, translated from the coding sequence GTGACCGACGATCCCCTGGACGAAACGGCGACCGGTCCGGCGCCCTGTCGCATCGTCGTGTGCCGGGACTGCTGCTGTGGCAGCGGCAAGGTGACCGGAGTCGATCACGCGGCCCAGGCCGAGCGGCTGCGCGCGGCGGGGCCGGTGCGAATCTCCGCGTGTCTCGACGTCTGCGACCAGGCCAACGTCATCGTCGTCCAGCCGTCCGCCGAAGGCCGGGCCGCCGGGGCCCGGCCCGTGTGGCTCGGGCTGGTCAACGACCCGGCCGCGACCGAGGACGTCGTCTCCTGGGTACGGGAGGGCGGCCCGGGTGTCGCCCCCCGGCCCGAGATCCTCGACCTGTACGCCTTCAGTCCCCTCGCGAGACGGCGCCCGAACCCCTCATGA
- the cbiE gene encoding precorrin-6y C5,15-methyltransferase (decarboxylating) subunit CbiE, translating into MTPAPDAPTAAVTVVGLGADGWAGLPGPSRTALREAEVLIGGPRQLDLLPPECTGQRIAWPSPLRPAVPGLLAAHAGRRVAVLASGDPMFYGIGRALAEETAALRVLPHPSSVSYAAARLGWPLEDVEVVTLVGRPAARLAAALHHGRRLLVLSADATTPGEVAALLRDRGFGPSRMRVLEQLGGDRERTTDESTADDWPGAQPPGDPLNLVAVECRRAPEALRLGAVPGLPDEAYEHDGQLTKRHIRAATLGVLAPAPGELLWDIGGGSGSIAVEWMRTHSSCRAVTVERDPARAERITRNADRLGVPGLRVVTGAAPAVLAELPPPDAVFVGGGLTAPGLLDACWEALPGGGRLVANTVTLESEALLADAHRRHGGELVRLAVAHAVPVGGFTGWRQAMPVTQWAVRKTLDTPSGADR; encoded by the coding sequence GTGACCCCCGCACCTGACGCACCGACCGCCGCCGTGACCGTCGTCGGGCTCGGGGCCGACGGCTGGGCGGGACTGCCCGGCCCCTCCCGCACCGCGCTGCGCGAGGCCGAGGTCCTGATCGGCGGCCCCCGCCAGCTCGATCTGCTGCCCCCGGAGTGCACCGGGCAGCGCATCGCCTGGCCCTCGCCTCTGCGCCCCGCCGTCCCCGGCCTGCTCGCCGCGCACGCCGGCCGCCGGGTCGCCGTACTCGCCAGCGGGGACCCCATGTTCTACGGCATCGGCCGCGCCCTCGCCGAGGAGACCGCCGCCCTGCGCGTCCTGCCGCACCCCTCCTCCGTCTCCTACGCCGCCGCCCGGCTCGGCTGGCCGCTGGAGGACGTCGAGGTCGTCACGCTCGTCGGCCGGCCCGCCGCCCGCCTGGCCGCCGCCCTGCACCACGGCCGGCGGCTCCTCGTCCTCAGCGCGGACGCCACCACCCCCGGCGAGGTCGCCGCCCTGCTGCGGGACCGGGGCTTCGGGCCCAGCCGGATGCGCGTCCTCGAACAGCTCGGCGGCGACAGGGAACGCACGACCGACGAGTCCACCGCCGACGACTGGCCCGGGGCGCAGCCGCCCGGCGATCCGCTCAACCTCGTGGCCGTGGAGTGCCGCCGCGCCCCGGAAGCTCTGCGGCTCGGCGCCGTGCCCGGGCTCCCGGACGAGGCCTATGAGCACGACGGGCAGCTCACCAAGCGGCACATCCGCGCCGCAACGCTCGGCGTGCTCGCCCCCGCGCCCGGCGAACTGCTGTGGGACATCGGCGGCGGCTCCGGCTCGATCGCCGTCGAGTGGATGCGCACCCACTCCTCCTGCCGCGCGGTCACCGTGGAGCGGGACCCGGCGCGCGCCGAACGCATCACCCGCAACGCCGACCGGCTCGGCGTGCCCGGACTGCGGGTCGTCACCGGCGCCGCGCCCGCCGTCCTCGCCGAACTCCCGCCCCCCGACGCCGTGTTCGTCGGCGGCGGTCTCACCGCGCCCGGCCTCCTCGACGCGTGTTGGGAGGCACTGCCCGGCGGCGGGCGGCTGGTCGCCAACACCGTGACGCTGGAGTCCGAGGCGCTGCTCGCCGACGCCCACCGGCGTCACGGCGGCGAACTGGTGCGGCTCGCCGTGGCGCACGCCGTGCCGGTGGGAGGCTTCACCGGGTGGCGGCAGGCGATGCCGGTGACCCAGTGGGCCGTACGGAAAACGCTCGACACCCCTTCAGGAGCAGACAGATGA
- the cobM gene encoding precorrin-4 C(11)-methyltransferase, translating to MTVYFIGAGPGAADLITVRGARTLAACRVCLYAGSLVPRELLAECPPDARLVDTAQLDLDQITAELLRAHEEGHDVARLHSGDPAVFSAVAEQMRRLDAAGVPYEVVPGVPAFAAAAASLKRELTVPTVGQTVILTRVANRATAMPEGEDLATLGRSGALIVLHLAAKYVDRVVEELLPHYGADCPAAVVAYASRPDELIIRGTLDEIAGKTKEAGVLRTAVIMVGRTLGAEQFRDSHLYSPERERHVC from the coding sequence ATGACCGTGTACTTCATCGGTGCCGGCCCCGGTGCCGCCGACCTGATCACGGTGCGCGGCGCCCGCACGCTCGCCGCCTGCCGGGTCTGTCTGTACGCGGGCAGCCTGGTCCCGCGCGAACTGCTCGCCGAATGCCCGCCGGACGCCCGGCTGGTGGACACCGCGCAGCTCGACCTGGACCAGATCACCGCCGAGTTGCTGCGCGCCCACGAGGAGGGGCACGACGTGGCCCGGCTGCACTCCGGGGACCCCGCCGTGTTCAGCGCGGTCGCCGAGCAGATGCGGCGGCTCGACGCGGCCGGCGTGCCCTACGAGGTCGTCCCGGGCGTCCCCGCCTTCGCCGCCGCGGCCGCGTCCCTGAAGCGGGAGCTGACCGTACCGACCGTCGGCCAGACCGTGATCCTCACCCGTGTCGCCAACCGGGCCACCGCCATGCCCGAGGGAGAGGACCTGGCCACCCTCGGCCGCAGCGGTGCGCTGATCGTGCTGCACCTGGCCGCCAAGTACGTGGACCGTGTGGTCGAGGAACTCCTCCCGCACTACGGCGCCGACTGCCCCGCCGCGGTCGTCGCCTACGCCTCCCGCCCGGACGAGTTGATCATCCGCGGCACCCTCGACGAGATCGCGGGGAAGACGAAGGAGGCCGGTGTGCTGCGCACGGCCGTGATCATGGTGGGGCGCACGCTCGGGGCGGAACAGTTCCGGGACAGCCACCTGTACTCGCCGGAGCGGGAACGACACGTGTGCTGA
- a CDS encoding cobalt-precorrin-5B (C(1))-methyltransferase — protein sequence MSSEVKGGRRAQLERTGLRPGWTTGACATAATTAAYTALLTGEFPDPVTITLPKGQTPSFALAVEELGDGHAMAGVVKDAGDDPDVTHGALVRVTVRPRPAGSGVVFKAGPGVGTITRPGLPLPVGEPAVNPVPRQMMREHVAEVAARHGGSGDVEITVSVDHGEEIARSTWNPRLGILGGLSILGTTGIVVPYSCSAWIDSIRRGVDVARAAGRTHVAGCTGSTSEKTVVAEYGLPEDALLDMGDFAGAVLKYIRRHPVDRLTICGGFAKLSKLAAGHLDLHSARSQVDKGFLAELARRGGADEALAAEVADANTGLAALQSCLAAGVPLGDLVAATARDEALAVLRGAPVVVDVICIDRAGTVVGRSAPA from the coding sequence ATGAGCAGCGAAGTGAAGGGCGGCCGCAGGGCCCAGCTGGAGCGCACCGGCCTGCGGCCCGGCTGGACCACCGGCGCCTGTGCGACGGCGGCCACGACGGCGGCGTACACCGCCCTGCTGACCGGCGAGTTTCCCGACCCCGTGACGATCACCCTGCCGAAGGGGCAGACGCCGTCGTTCGCGCTGGCCGTCGAGGAGCTGGGCGACGGGCACGCGATGGCGGGGGTCGTGAAGGACGCCGGGGACGACCCGGACGTCACGCACGGGGCCCTGGTCCGGGTCACGGTACGGCCGCGCCCCGCCGGGTCCGGGGTGGTGTTCAAGGCGGGCCCCGGTGTCGGGACGATCACCCGCCCCGGCCTGCCCCTGCCCGTCGGCGAACCGGCCGTCAACCCGGTCCCCCGCCAGATGATGCGCGAGCACGTCGCCGAGGTCGCCGCCCGGCACGGCGGTTCGGGCGACGTCGAGATCACCGTCTCCGTCGACCACGGCGAGGAGATCGCCCGCTCCACCTGGAACCCCCGGCTCGGCATCCTGGGCGGCCTGTCCATCCTCGGCACGACCGGCATCGTCGTCCCGTACTCCTGCTCGGCGTGGATCGACTCCATCCGGCGGGGCGTGGACGTCGCGCGGGCGGCGGGACGTACGCATGTCGCCGGATGCACCGGGTCGACGTCGGAGAAGACGGTCGTGGCCGAGTACGGGCTGCCCGAGGACGCCCTGCTCGACATGGGCGACTTCGCGGGCGCCGTGCTGAAGTACATCCGCCGCCACCCCGTCGACCGCCTGACGATCTGCGGCGGCTTCGCCAAGCTCTCCAAGCTCGCCGCCGGACACCTCGACCTGCACTCGGCCCGTTCCCAGGTCGACAAGGGCTTCCTCGCCGAGCTGGCCCGGCGCGGCGGCGCGGACGAGGCGCTGGCCGCTGAGGTGGCGGACGCCAACACCGGGCTCGCCGCGCTCCAGTCGTGCCTGGCCGCCGGGGTGCCGCTCGGCGACCTGGTCGCCGCGACCGCCCGCGACGAGGCCCTGGCCGTGCTGCGCGGGGCGCCGGTCGTGGTCGACGTGATCTGCATCGACCGGGCGGGGACGGTGGTGGGGCGCAGCGCGCCGGCCTGA
- a CDS encoding cobalt-precorrin-6A reductase: MRVLILGGTTEARRLAELLHDTPGLTLTSSLAGRVASPRLPPGEVRIGGFGGAEGLTAWLREHRVDVLIDATHPFAGTISFHAARAAATAHVPLLALRRPGWVPVAGDDWHDAGSLEDAARLLPSLGRRVFLTTGRMGLAAFAALDDLWFLVRSVDAPEAPHPARMEVLLDRGPFTLDGERELLRRHRIDVVVTKDSGGAATAPKLTAAREAGLPVLVVRRPPVPEGVPVVAGPEEAARWVAEWLHGRGFPAGG; the protein is encoded by the coding sequence ATGCGCGTACTGATTCTCGGCGGCACCACGGAAGCCCGCCGTCTTGCCGAACTGCTCCACGACACGCCCGGCCTGACCCTGACCAGTTCCCTCGCCGGGCGGGTGGCCAGCCCCCGCCTGCCCCCGGGCGAGGTCCGGATCGGCGGCTTCGGCGGGGCGGAGGGGCTGACCGCGTGGCTGCGCGAGCACCGGGTGGACGTGCTCATCGACGCCACCCACCCTTTCGCCGGGACGATCAGTTTCCACGCGGCGCGGGCCGCCGCCACCGCCCATGTTCCCCTGCTCGCCCTGCGGCGCCCCGGCTGGGTCCCCGTCGCGGGTGACGACTGGCACGACGCCGGCTCCCTGGAGGACGCCGCGAGGCTGCTGCCGTCGCTCGGCCGGCGCGTGTTCCTCACGACCGGGCGCATGGGCCTGGCCGCGTTCGCCGCGCTGGACGACCTGTGGTTCCTCGTACGGTCCGTGGACGCGCCCGAGGCCCCGCACCCGGCGCGCATGGAGGTGCTGCTCGACCGCGGCCCCTTCACGCTCGACGGCGAACGCGAGCTGCTGCGCCGGCACCGTATCGACGTCGTGGTGACCAAGGACAGCGGGGGAGCGGCCACCGCACCGAAACTGACGGCCGCCCGGGAGGCCGGCCTGCCGGTCCTCGTGGTCCGCCGCCCCCCGGTCCCCGAGGGCGTCCCGGTCGTGGCCGGGCCGGAGGAGGCGGCCCGGTGGGTGGCGGAGTGGCTCCACGGGCGCGGGTTCCCGGCCGGCGGCTGA
- a CDS encoding precorrin-2 C(20)-methyltransferase produces MSGKLYGVGLGPGDPSLMTVRAVEVIAEADVIAYHSARHGRSIARSIAAQHIRADHIEERLVYPVTTETTDHPGGYQGAIEEFYAEASARLAAHLDAGRTVAVLAEGDPLFYGSYMHMHKRLADRYDTEVIPGVTSVSAAAARLGTPLAEGEEVLTILPGTLPEEELTARLASTDAAVVMKLGRTFTKVRGALEGSGRLGEARYVERATMAGERLAELADVDAESVPYFSVAVLPSQAGAERPEARERGEVVVVGTGPAGPLWLTPETRGALAAADDLVGYTTYLDRVPRRPGQVRHGSDNRVESERAEFALDLARRGRRVAVVSGGDPGVFAMATAVLEVASQEEYADVPVRVLPGVTAANAAAARAGAPLGHDYAAISLSDRLKPWEVIAERLHAAAAADLVLALYNPGSRSRTWQVGKARELLLEHRAPDTPVVVARDVGGTGERVRIVRLADLDPAEVDMRTILLIGSSQTRAVRRRDGEEIVWTPRRYPEA; encoded by the coding sequence GTGAGCGGCAAGCTGTACGGGGTGGGGCTCGGCCCCGGTGACCCGTCCCTGATGACCGTACGGGCCGTGGAGGTCATCGCCGAGGCGGACGTGATCGCGTACCACAGCGCCCGGCACGGGCGTTCCATCGCCCGCTCGATCGCGGCGCAGCACATCCGCGCCGACCACATCGAGGAGCGGCTGGTCTACCCGGTCACGACCGAGACCACCGACCACCCCGGCGGATACCAGGGCGCGATCGAGGAGTTCTACGCCGAGGCGTCGGCCCGGCTCGCCGCGCACCTGGACGCGGGGCGGACGGTCGCGGTCCTCGCCGAGGGCGATCCGCTCTTCTACGGCTCCTACATGCACATGCACAAGCGGCTCGCCGACCGCTACGACACCGAGGTGATCCCCGGCGTCACGTCCGTGTCGGCCGCCGCCGCCCGGCTGGGCACGCCGCTCGCCGAGGGCGAGGAGGTGCTGACCATCCTGCCGGGCACCCTGCCCGAGGAGGAGCTGACCGCGCGGCTGGCCTCGACCGACGCGGCCGTGGTGATGAAGCTGGGACGGACCTTCACCAAGGTGCGCGGCGCGCTGGAGGGTTCGGGGCGGCTGGGTGAGGCCCGGTATGTCGAGCGGGCCACCATGGCCGGGGAGCGGCTCGCCGAACTGGCCGACGTGGACGCGGAGTCGGTGCCGTACTTCTCGGTGGCCGTGCTGCCGAGTCAGGCCGGCGCCGAGCGGCCGGAGGCCCGGGAGCGGGGCGAGGTCGTCGTGGTCGGGACCGGGCCGGCCGGTCCGCTGTGGCTGACGCCCGAGACCCGGGGTGCGCTGGCCGCCGCCGACGACCTGGTCGGCTACACGACCTACCTCGACCGGGTGCCGCGGCGGCCCGGGCAGGTCCGGCACGGCTCGGACAACCGGGTGGAGTCGGAGCGCGCCGAGTTCGCCCTCGATCTGGCCCGGCGCGGGCGGCGGGTCGCGGTCGTCTCCGGCGGCGACCCGGGCGTCTTCGCCATGGCGACGGCCGTCCTGGAGGTCGCCTCCCAGGAGGAGTACGCGGACGTCCCGGTGCGGGTGCTGCCGGGCGTGACCGCCGCCAACGCGGCAGCGGCCCGCGCGGGCGCCCCGCTCGGCCACGACTACGCCGCCATCTCGCTCTCCGACCGGCTCAAGCCCTGGGAGGTCATCGCCGAACGGCTGCACGCGGCGGCCGCGGCGGATCTGGTGCTGGCCCTGTACAACCCCGGCTCGCGCAGTCGCACCTGGCAGGTGGGCAAGGCACGCGAGCTGCTGCTGGAGCACCGGGCGCCGGACACCCCGGTCGTGGTGGCGCGGGACGTGGGCGGCACCGGCGAACGCGTCCGGATCGTACGACTGGCCGATCTGGATCCGGCCGAGGTCGACATGCGCACGATCCTGCTGATCGGCTCCTCCCAGACCCGGGCCGTACGGCGCCGGGACGGCGAGGAGATCGTGTGGACTCCGCGGCGTTATCCGGAGGCGTGA
- a CDS encoding precorrin-8X methylmutase, which produces MTTPTTTESSEKTTVTTYDYEKDGAAIYRQSFATIRAEADLAALPADVSQVAVRMIHACGMVDLVRDLAYTPAVVARARAALRAGAPIFTDVQMVASGVTRKRLPAGNDVLCTLSDPSVPELAAKLGTTRSAAALELWRDRLEGSVVAVGNAPTALFRLLEMIEEGAPRPAAVIGVPVGFVGAAESKDALAAHPSGLEHLVVRGRRGGSAIAAAALNAIASEEE; this is translated from the coding sequence ATGACCACCCCTACGACGACCGAGAGCAGCGAGAAGACCACCGTGACCACGTACGACTACGAGAAGGACGGCGCGGCCATCTACCGCCAGTCCTTCGCCACCATCCGCGCGGAGGCGGACCTCGCGGCCCTGCCCGCCGACGTCAGCCAGGTCGCGGTCCGGATGATCCACGCCTGCGGAATGGTCGACCTCGTACGGGACCTGGCCTACACGCCGGCCGTGGTGGCCCGTGCCCGTGCGGCCCTGCGCGCGGGCGCGCCGATCTTCACCGACGTGCAGATGGTGGCCAGCGGGGTGACGCGCAAGCGGCTGCCCGCCGGCAACGACGTCCTCTGCACGCTCTCCGACCCGTCCGTGCCGGAGCTGGCCGCGAAGCTGGGCACCACGCGCAGCGCCGCCGCGCTGGAGCTGTGGCGGGACCGGCTGGAGGGCTCGGTGGTCGCCGTCGGCAACGCGCCGACAGCGCTGTTCCGGCTGCTGGAGATGATCGAGGAGGGGGCTCCCCGCCCGGCCGCCGTGATCGGCGTGCCGGTCGGCTTCGTCGGGGCCGCCGAGTCCAAGGACGCCCTGGCCGCGCATCCGTCCGGTCTCGAGCACCTGGTCGTGCGCGGTCGTCGCGGGGGCAGCGCCATCGCCGCCGCCGCGCTCAACGCGATCGCGAGTGAGGAAGAGTGA
- the cobG gene encoding precorrin-3B synthase — translation MLAAMPTPALRSSPQATAVSRDRGDACPGTLRLHAADDGALARVRIPGGVLTVRQAEALADAAERLGDGELHLTSRGNVQLRGLDGGCGGELAGLLDAAGLLPSRGHERVRNIVASPLSGLDGRGVLDVRPWLTDLDAALCASEAAQALSGRFLFALDDGRGDVAGLDADVTVRATADGGARVGLGAAGEALQISIEEAARAALLAAETFLEAARASGARVWRMAELALPEGKLLDTVGRRLTAEGIRHERRGRETDRTDGPPPGVVGHGLSVHVPLGRLSARQWRELTHVAAGELRLTPWRGVVLPTQGTHADESLARLAATGLVTDPGSPWLRVGACVGRPGCAKSQADVRTDAAETLGAIGAHGLPLYWSGCERRCGHPRGDRVDVVAAPGGGYRLSTAVHGEEPRTTSMNDPARLAAALAEITS, via the coding sequence ATGCTCGCCGCCATGCCCACGCCTGCCCTCCGTTCATCGCCCCAGGCCACAGCGGTCTCCCGGGACCGCGGTGACGCCTGCCCGGGGACGCTGCGGCTGCACGCGGCGGACGACGGCGCGCTGGCCCGAGTCCGGATCCCCGGCGGGGTCCTGACCGTGCGGCAGGCGGAGGCGCTCGCCGACGCGGCGGAGCGGCTGGGCGACGGGGAGCTGCATCTGACCTCGCGCGGCAACGTGCAGCTGCGAGGGCTGGACGGCGGCTGCGGCGGGGAGTTGGCCGGGCTGCTGGACGCTGCCGGGCTGCTGCCCTCGCGCGGGCACGAGCGGGTGCGCAACATCGTGGCCTCGCCGCTGTCCGGTCTCGACGGGCGGGGCGTGCTGGACGTACGGCCCTGGCTGACGGACCTCGACGCGGCGCTGTGCGCGAGCGAGGCGGCGCAGGCCTTGTCGGGGCGTTTCCTGTTCGCGCTCGACGACGGGCGCGGGGACGTGGCCGGGCTCGATGCCGATGTGACGGTACGGGCTACGGCGGACGGCGGTGCGCGAGTCGGCCTCGGAGCGGCCGGAGAAGCGCTTCAGATCTCCATCGAGGAGGCGGCGCGGGCCGCGCTGCTGGCCGCGGAGACCTTCCTGGAGGCGGCCCGGGCGAGCGGGGCAAGGGTCTGGCGCATGGCTGAACTCGCCCTTCCCGAGGGAAAGTTGCTCGACACGGTCGGCCGGCGACTGACGGCCGAGGGCATCCGCCACGAGCGGCGGGGCCGGGAGACCGACCGTACGGACGGACCGCCCCCGGGAGTTGTGGGTCACGGCCTGTCCGTGCACGTACCCCTGGGACGGCTCTCGGCGCGCCAATGGCGGGAACTGACGCACGTCGCCGCCGGTGAGCTGCGTCTGACCCCGTGGCGCGGTGTGGTTCTTCCCACACAGGGGACCCACGCGGACGAGTCCCTCGCCCGCCTCGCCGCCACCGGCCTCGTCACCGACCCCGGCTCCCCCTGGCTGCGCGTCGGCGCCTGCGTCGGCAGGCCCGGATGCGCCAAGTCGCAGGCGGACGTACGGACCGACGCGGCCGAAACCCTCGGCGCGATCGGCGCGCACGGCCTGCCCCTGTACTGGTCCGGCTGCGAACGCCGCTGCGGACATCCCCGAGGCGACCGCGTCGACGTGGTCGCCGCTCCGGGAGGCGGCTACCGGCTCTCCACCGCCGTACACGGCGAGGAACCCCGGACCACCTCGATGAACGACCCCGCCCGACTCGCCGCCGCTCTGGCGGAGATCACCTCATGA